Proteins encoded in a region of the Pelobates fuscus isolate aPelFus1 chromosome 11, aPelFus1.pri, whole genome shotgun sequence genome:
- the LOC134578113 gene encoding cdc42 effector protein 4-like, with product MPILKQSSSHTKKRTRIDREMISAPLGDFRHTMHVGRGGDVFGDTSFLSNHGPSSAPAVEAQAPSKNGLTKTISKEHEETKMADSLSQLSQSSGIGSGAGSVSSSPVNNVPSKDDSMWNNSNSGRQPDQFDWLSPDSDCGLKHAESMLSFHLDLGPSIMDEVLGVMDRDDPTSDWNSPDDQCNFGYKFSPVHAPDNEKHISSAVEPQEIHCSQSSTLPAVNSGMDYNTSTMSEKLQENSSAYEEDSEEEKRSIYEGMADSPQQHEHSLRRNHHVEVEEEDEDDDDEEAGQGYTFDEDIDDEIGV from the coding sequence ATGCCAATCCTCAAGCAGTCAAGCTCACACACAAAGAAGCGAACCCGCATTGATCGAGAGATGATTAGCGCTCCTCTGGGAGACTTTAGACACACAATGCATGTCGGGAGAGGGGGAGATGTGTTTGGAGACACCTCCTTTCTTAGCAACCATGGCCCTTCCTCTGCCCCAGCTGTGGAAGCCCAGGCACCCAGCAAGAATGGTCTCACAAAAACCATTTCTAAGGAACACGAAGAAACCAAAATGGCTGACTCTCTTAGTCAACTTTCACAGTCATCTGGAATAGGCTCTGGTGCGGGAAGTGTCTCTTCTAGTCCTGTTAATAATGTGCCATCCAAAGATGATAGCATGTGGAATAATAGCAACAGTGGTAGACAGCCTGATCAGTTTGATTGGCTCTCACCTGACAGTGACTGTGGGCTGAAGCATGCCGAGTCAATGCTGTCCTTCCATCTTGACCTTGGTCCTTCCATCATGGATGAAGTATTGGGAGTTATGGACAGAGATGACCCCACCTCTGACTGGAATAGCCCAGATGACCAATGCAATTTTGGCTACAAGTTCTCCCCTGTCCATGCTCCAGATAACGAAAAACACATATCTTCTGCTGTGGAACCACAAGAAATCCATTGTAGTCAGTCCAGTACTCTTCCTGCTGTAAATTCTGGTATGGACTATAATACCAGCACCATGTCTGAAAAACTGCAGGAAAACAGTTCGGCGTATGAAGAGGACAGCGAAGAAGAAAAACGGTCTATTTATGAAGGTATGGCAGATAGTCCACAGCAGCATGAACACAGTTTACGTAGAAATCACCATGTTGAGGTGGAAGAAGAGGATGAAGATGACGATGATGAAGAAGCGGGACAGGGATACACATTCGACGAGGACATTGATGATGAAATTGGAGTATAG